The Gemmatimonadota bacterium genome has a segment encoding these proteins:
- the fliG gene encoding flagellar motor switch protein FliG — protein MSTALAPRSNGIDLVDPGAMSGRQKAAILCLALGTDMAAKVTQKLLPDEVDALSFEIARVEQISPEVVDSVLEEWLTRISVADSLAQGGIDAAREILEKAFGSRKAGQVLERIQGQLQNTIGLHRLRNADPQQLGTMLAGEHPQTIAVILAHLDPQHTAAILKEIDTSIGSEVVFRMARMEKVSPELIMLIERTLSADADLTASQGMSASGGPAAVASVLNYVAASLEKVLLDGVAAIDQPLCDEIKNLMFVFEDLTGLDSRALQRLLRDVDSKELALALKAASPDLRDKITGAMSQRAVQALNDEMEMMGPVRMKDVEGAQANIVAMVRRLEEAGEIVIGGGDDDVVL, from the coding sequence ATGAGCACCGCGCTCGCCCCCCGCTCCAACGGCATCGACCTCGTCGACCCCGGCGCCATGAGCGGCCGGCAGAAGGCCGCCATCCTGTGCCTCGCGTTAGGCACGGACATGGCCGCCAAGGTCACGCAGAAGCTGCTGCCCGACGAAGTCGACGCGCTGTCGTTCGAGATCGCGCGCGTGGAGCAGATCTCCCCCGAGGTGGTGGATTCGGTCCTCGAAGAGTGGCTGACCCGCATCAGTGTGGCCGACTCCCTGGCCCAAGGCGGCATCGACGCCGCCCGTGAGATCCTGGAGAAGGCGTTCGGCTCACGGAAGGCCGGCCAGGTCCTTGAGCGCATCCAGGGCCAGCTGCAGAACACCATTGGGCTGCACCGGCTCCGTAACGCCGATCCCCAGCAACTCGGCACGATGCTGGCCGGCGAGCACCCGCAGACGATCGCGGTCATCCTCGCGCACCTCGACCCCCAGCACACGGCCGCCATCCTCAAGGAAATCGACACGAGCATCGGGTCTGAGGTGGTGTTTCGCATGGCGCGCATGGAAAAGGTGTCGCCCGAGCTGATCATGCTCATCGAGCGCACCCTCAGCGCGGACGCGGACCTCACCGCCTCGCAGGGGATGAGCGCATCCGGCGGGCCCGCTGCGGTGGCGTCGGTGCTCAACTACGTCGCGGCCTCGCTGGAAAAGGTCCTCCTGGATGGCGTGGCAGCGATCGACCAGCCGCTGTGCGACGAGATCAAGAACCTCATGTTCGTCTTCGAGGACCTCACCGGGCTCGACAGCCGCGCCTTGCAGCGACTGCTCCGCGACGTCGACTCGAAGGAACTCGCCCTCGCGCTCAAGGCGGCGAGCCCGGACCTCCGCGACAAGATCACCGGTGCCATGTCGCAACGCGCCGTGCAGGCACTGAACGACGAGATGGAGATGATGGGCCCGGTGCGCATGAAGGACGTCGAGGGCGCCCAAGCCAACATTGTCGCCATGGTGCGCCGGTTGGAGGAAGCCGGCGAGATCGTGATCGGTGGAGGCGACGACGATGTCGTCCTCTAG
- the fliF gene encoding flagellar M-ring protein FliF — protein MLESLDPLFARVGGARRAATIGVGLLAIGLIFGVSRWASKPTMVPIVSGAPLETVDPVTQRLTQEAIPWELGRGGADVLVAATDLPRARVALAKDGVPTSGSGGRRGLEIFDDPAYTMTDFTQRINYRRGLEGELERTIGQMRGVADAKVHLAIQETSTFRRADTKSTASVTLTLRGNEEPGPDVVRGVAHLVASSVGMGLDAEHVSVLDASGRLLTRPADETPIGLTSRQHEIQRELEQQIQRKAADLVTQVVGIENARVEVTASMNFDRLERTTSTVDPSRQVAASEQKSEIVPGAQGGAAASQQAIKYDNSTSTESFAQSVGTIKRLAVSVLVNERLIGQGDSARFEPRDPVELARLDTLVRTAVGFDSARGDIVSIVAVQFPRPVITLEPVDEGPTVLQSVQSNQGLIVNAAALVMAFVIGFLALKAIKAPVGRAAVTPALAAAGGGGTLPPAMTLRDEASYLPPANRFDAGQLRSGTPDVGDDSRHVQMTPELAALQANQETKNRVMATVDQQPEIATKMIRAWMKE, from the coding sequence ATGCTGGAAAGCCTCGATCCCCTCTTTGCGCGTGTCGGTGGCGCGCGCCGGGCCGCCACCATTGGTGTCGGCCTGCTCGCCATCGGCCTCATCTTTGGCGTCTCGCGGTGGGCCTCCAAACCCACGATGGTGCCGATCGTGAGTGGCGCCCCGCTGGAGACGGTGGACCCGGTGACGCAGCGCCTCACGCAGGAAGCGATTCCGTGGGAGCTTGGGCGCGGTGGCGCGGATGTCCTCGTGGCCGCGACCGACCTGCCCCGCGCGCGGGTGGCGCTGGCCAAGGACGGCGTGCCGACGTCGGGGAGCGGGGGGCGACGGGGACTCGAGATCTTCGACGACCCCGCGTACACGATGACCGACTTCACGCAGCGTATCAATTACCGCCGTGGCCTCGAGGGCGAGCTGGAGCGCACCATCGGCCAGATGCGTGGTGTCGCGGACGCGAAGGTTCACCTCGCCATTCAGGAGACGTCGACCTTTCGTCGGGCGGACACCAAGTCGACCGCCTCGGTAACGCTCACCCTCCGGGGTAACGAAGAGCCGGGACCGGACGTGGTCCGCGGCGTCGCCCACCTGGTGGCCTCCAGCGTGGGGATGGGACTCGACGCGGAACATGTGAGCGTGCTGGACGCGAGCGGCCGGTTGCTGACGCGCCCGGCGGACGAGACGCCGATCGGGCTGACGTCGCGTCAACACGAGATCCAGCGCGAGCTGGAGCAACAAATCCAGCGCAAGGCGGCGGACCTGGTGACGCAGGTGGTGGGCATCGAGAACGCGCGCGTGGAAGTCACCGCCTCCATGAACTTTGACCGACTGGAGCGGACCACCTCAACGGTCGATCCCAGCCGCCAGGTCGCGGCCTCCGAGCAGAAGTCCGAGATCGTCCCGGGCGCCCAGGGCGGTGCCGCTGCGAGCCAGCAGGCGATCAAGTACGACAACAGCACCAGCACGGAATCGTTTGCCCAGTCGGTGGGCACCATCAAGCGACTGGCGGTGTCGGTCCTCGTGAACGAGCGGCTCATCGGCCAGGGTGACAGCGCGCGGTTCGAGCCGCGCGACCCCGTCGAACTGGCACGCCTCGACACGCTCGTGCGCACCGCCGTCGGGTTCGACTCGGCGCGTGGCGATATCGTGAGCATCGTCGCCGTCCAGTTCCCGCGGCCGGTCATCACGCTAGAGCCGGTCGACGAAGGCCCCACCGTGTTGCAATCGGTGCAGTCCAACCAGGGACTGATCGTGAATGCGGCCGCCCTGGTGATGGCGTTCGTCATCGGGTTCCTCGCCCTCAAGGCGATCAAGGCCCCGGTGGGGCGAGCGGCTGTCACTCCGGCCCTCGCGGCGGCCGGTGGCGGGGGCACTCTCCCGCCCGCGATGACGCTGCGCGACGAAGCCTCCTACCTGCCGCCTGCCAACCGGTTTGACGCTGGCCAGCTCCGCAGCGGCACCCCGGATGTCGGGGACGACTCCCGACACGTCCAGATGACCCCCGAGCTCGCGGCGCTGCAGGCGAACCAGGAGACCAAGAACCGCGTGATGGCGACCGTGGACCAGCAGCCCGAGATCGCGACGAAGATGATCCGTGCCTGGATGAAGGAGTGA
- a CDS encoding flagellar hook-basal body complex protein FliE yields MSDPIGAARASLGGLSTAGLEQDGAKRYTVDIGKGAPTEGAGSFGETMTGFINQVSDAQDQAGALRDALLRGEHVELHRVTSAAAEARIALDLMVELRNKVLDAYRTLVNMQG; encoded by the coding sequence ATGAGCGACCCGATTGGCGCCGCGCGTGCGAGCCTCGGTGGACTGTCGACGGCCGGCCTCGAGCAGGACGGCGCCAAGCGTTACACCGTCGACATCGGCAAGGGTGCCCCGACCGAGGGCGCCGGGAGTTTTGGCGAGACGATGACCGGGTTCATCAACCAGGTCTCCGACGCGCAGGACCAGGCCGGTGCCCTTCGCGACGCGCTGCTCCGCGGGGAACACGTTGAGCTGCATCGCGTCACGTCGGCGGCCGCCGAGGCGCGCATCGCGCTGGACCTGATGGTCGAGCTCCGCAACAAGGTGCTCGATGCGTATCGGACGTTGGTCAACATGCAGGGGTAG
- the flgC gene encoding flagellar basal body rod protein FlgC produces the protein MLPLPGNTEPPSRPNLFRPLDIAKSGLTAYRTRMEVAATNIANAETTRTEGGGPYRRRVVRLEEGTRDGLPAFPPLTADPTRPEGSVGPSPTDALGGVEVVAIEEDPSEGPLVYNPGHPDANPEGYVRMPNVRVTDEVIDLMDARRLYEANATVFQAARQMLRRALDL, from the coding sequence ATGCTGCCCCTGCCCGGAAATACTGAGCCGCCCTCGCGGCCCAACCTGTTCCGGCCGCTGGATATCGCCAAGAGCGGGCTCACGGCGTATCGCACGCGGATGGAAGTGGCCGCGACGAACATCGCGAACGCCGAGACCACGCGCACCGAAGGCGGTGGTCCCTATCGACGACGCGTCGTGCGGCTTGAGGAAGGGACGCGCGACGGCTTGCCGGCCTTTCCACCCCTCACCGCGGATCCGACGCGGCCCGAGGGATCCGTCGGGCCCTCTCCAACGGACGCACTCGGCGGCGTGGAGGTCGTAGCCATCGAGGAGGATCCCTCGGAGGGGCCGCTGGTCTACAACCCGGGACATCCCGACGCCAACCCCGAGGGGTACGTCCGGATGCCTAACGTACGCGTGACCGACGAAGTGATCGACCTGATGGATGCCCGCCGCCTCTACGAGGCCAACGCCACGGTCTTCCAGGCCGCGCGCCAGATGTTGCGCCGCGCCCTGGACCTCTAG
- a CDS encoding sigma-54-dependent Fis family transcriptional regulator, with protein sequence MATILYVDDEPSVGMILDDTLTRAGHRALGAANVVEALQVLSRETIDLIISDYRMPGLTGLEFLALLQREGYDIPLIMVTGYASIEHAVSAIKAGAIDYITKPIRTQQLELAVEQALEYVRLRRENDALRREVMEFRSERAVIGEAPEVRKIQQTIAMVAPTRATVLLQGESGTGKELFARAIHDQSDRREKPFIKLNCAALPDGLIESALFGHERGAFTGAVKRVEGAFERAHGGTLLLDEVSEMKLELQAKLLRVLQEQEFERVGGTSPIRVDVRVIATTNRNLTEYAATGAFRQDLYYRLSVVPIFIPALRERQEDIPMLAYRFALRTAAEVGKEVTAIAPDALQILQSYPWPGNVRELQHAVERAVILTHDQVLQAHLFDQQRGGSIQSLVQQVLSRATPTTLAALNVGSTAPPNGIVLATLNVDEAEKALIKRALEMTGGNRTRTAELLGISVRTLRNKLNGPTREPAVSQGQS encoded by the coding sequence ATGGCGACCATACTGTACGTTGACGACGAACCTTCCGTCGGCATGATCCTCGACGACACGCTGACGCGTGCGGGGCATCGCGCCCTCGGCGCGGCCAACGTCGTCGAGGCCCTGCAAGTCCTGTCGCGGGAGACGATCGACCTGATCATCTCGGATTACCGCATGCCGGGGCTGACGGGACTCGAGTTCCTGGCGCTGCTCCAGCGTGAGGGCTACGACATCCCGCTGATCATGGTCACGGGCTACGCATCTATTGAACACGCGGTCAGCGCCATCAAGGCGGGGGCCATCGACTACATCACCAAGCCCATCCGGACGCAGCAGCTTGAGCTCGCGGTCGAGCAGGCGTTGGAGTACGTGCGGCTGCGACGGGAGAACGACGCCCTGCGTCGCGAGGTGATGGAGTTTCGCAGCGAGCGGGCCGTCATCGGAGAGGCTCCCGAGGTACGCAAGATCCAGCAGACCATTGCCATGGTCGCACCGACGCGTGCGACCGTGCTGTTGCAGGGCGAGAGCGGGACAGGCAAGGAGCTGTTCGCCCGAGCGATCCACGACCAGAGCGACCGGCGGGAGAAGCCGTTCATCAAGCTGAACTGTGCGGCACTGCCCGATGGCTTGATCGAGAGCGCACTGTTCGGGCACGAACGGGGGGCGTTTACCGGGGCCGTGAAGCGCGTCGAGGGTGCGTTCGAGCGCGCGCATGGCGGCACATTGCTCCTGGACGAAGTCTCCGAGATGAAGTTGGAGCTGCAGGCCAAGCTGTTGCGCGTGCTCCAGGAGCAGGAGTTCGAGCGCGTGGGTGGCACCTCACCCATCCGGGTGGACGTGCGCGTGATCGCCACGACCAACCGTAACCTGACCGAGTATGCGGCGACGGGAGCCTTCCGCCAGGACCTCTACTATCGATTGAGCGTCGTGCCGATCTTCATTCCCGCCCTGCGTGAGCGGCAGGAAGACATCCCGATGCTGGCGTATCGCTTCGCCCTGCGGACGGCTGCCGAGGTCGGCAAGGAAGTCACCGCGATTGCCCCTGATGCGCTGCAGATCCTGCAGTCGTATCCCTGGCCCGGCAACGTGCGGGAACTGCAACATGCGGTGGAGCGCGCCGTCATCCTGACGCACGACCAGGTGTTGCAGGCCCACCTGTTCGACCAGCAACGTGGGGGGTCGATCCAGTCGCTGGTGCAGCAGGTGCTCTCGCGCGCGACCCCGACGACACTCGCCGCTCTCAACGTCGGGTCGACGGCGCCACCGAACGGGATCGTCCTGGCTACCCTGAACGTCGACGAGGCGGAGAAGGCACTCATCAAGCGCGCCCTCGAAATGACTGGTGGCAATCGTACGCGCACCGCGGAGTTGCTGGGCATTTCCGTGCGCACCTTGCGCAACAAGCTGAACGGTCCAACGCGGGAGCCCGCCGTCTCGCAGGGGCAAAGCTGA
- the fliW gene encoding flagellar assembly protein FliW — protein MSAGATMTPPLISVTSEVLGAISVAADQVVEVSEGLYGFPTATRFALLPTPREGLYWLQSMDHTALVFLLVDPFPFFANYHVELGEADKARLATTTAEDILVLAIVTMPTTPGSRPSANLHAPLMFNVRAGQGHQSIRPDNAFGIREEFDL, from the coding sequence ATGAGCGCCGGCGCTACCATGACCCCACCCCTGATCTCCGTGACCTCCGAGGTGCTCGGCGCAATTTCTGTCGCCGCCGACCAGGTCGTCGAGGTGTCGGAGGGACTGTATGGCTTTCCCACCGCGACGCGGTTCGCCCTGCTGCCGACGCCGCGTGAGGGACTGTACTGGCTCCAATCCATGGATCACACCGCGCTGGTGTTCCTGCTGGTGGACCCGTTCCCCTTCTTTGCCAACTACCACGTGGAGTTGGGCGAGGCAGACAAGGCCCGGCTAGCGACGACGACGGCCGAGGACATCCTCGTGCTGGCGATCGTGACGATGCCGACCACACCCGGCAGTCGCCCGAGCGCGAACCTCCACGCGCCGTTGATGTTCAATGTGCGCGCCGGACAAGGGCATCAGTCGATCCGCCCGGACAATGCGTTCGGGATTCGCGAGGAGTTCGACCTCTGA
- a CDS encoding tetratricopeptide repeat protein, whose protein sequence is MARSVDTLFQAAVRAHLAGQRPVAMRGYRETLADAPDHAPAHNNLGTLLAQSGATADAERHFRAAIEAQADYGEAWNNLGILLCGTGRFPEAIACFGRATRLEPDKGGWHNNLGNAFLEVFQFRDAIAAYDRAIALEPTRADYHANASLAWRGLREDERAIATAEAALALDPQHNAALNNLGALLKEARRYDEAIATFTRAIALSPGDATLVANLASVYERRGDYPTMREVAAQARDLDPANPEPWNLLANGELEAGRYAEAERLYEHVRALDADNRNANWNLALLWLMRGDFARGWRQFEWRKKLTSVVTDHGDYGPHEWQGEPLAGRTILLHAEQGMGDAIQFVRYASVLRARGAGRIIVEVPWPMVPLMLSATGVDHAIARGEPLPPFDVHVSLMSLPLLCETTLETVPATVPYLRVEPRAVASLVTAPPGILKVGIVWAGNPVHARDHLRSVSLDAMVRAIARSGVQLFSLQKGEEPEAALRERADAGIIDLAPHLKDFRDTAAVIEQLDLVITVDTSVAHLAGALGAPTWLLLPHVPDFRWMLDRQDSPWYPSMQLYRQPMPGNWGDVFRRITADLGAVRPRVVAATEDVVTVHAATTFPDGRSRFDVWVPLSALAMPDLFAEYEAELVGGGAHLAHRLFLAEVLRPEDHLVDTAPGLGLVVLDAATQAVPPATIWLIGDATAGARIRSMLANRAPHVHCEMRDRPAECPPAPARAILRVAGPHAAVALRVAMAGATPPRIVLWDEEGHVGRSTLGPDWHHFALSVVDGELVLDAIAATDTVPSAVSLMTTELAALQQQPTAAQRVIGIDWALQADTGWGVYGTNLALELAVVPGVTPAALVSVPQDVNPLARARFAHRLPSGEPSILQGDDARAAVRDGVLLRALGNGLQGAEASLTARRQVGVIFFEDTAFDHAARARAAAFDLIVAGSTWNADLLRAAGIGPVTMVMQGIDPSIFHPAPRAGLFPGRFVIFSGGKLEYRKGQDIVVAAFREFARRHRDALLVIAWHNAWPELLCDLDLAGHVRGRPELQGGALALVPWLAANGVDPAQVIDLGRQPNTLMGQLVREADVALFPNRAEGGTNLVAMECMAAGVPTLAAANTGQLDLTRSGGCAPLTDQRAVPTPSRYFAGTDGWGETSVEEVLALLETAYTDNAWRADLAARGAATMQQHTWRHQVGRLLDALEPLW, encoded by the coding sequence GTGGCGCGTTCCGTTGACACCCTGTTCCAGGCCGCGGTGCGCGCGCACCTCGCCGGTCAGCGACCGGTCGCGATGCGCGGGTATCGCGAGACTCTGGCCGACGCGCCCGACCATGCGCCCGCGCACAACAACCTTGGCACCCTGCTCGCCCAGTCGGGTGCGACCGCAGATGCCGAGCGCCACTTTCGCGCCGCGATTGAGGCCCAGGCCGACTACGGCGAGGCGTGGAACAACCTCGGGATTCTCCTCTGCGGTACCGGCCGCTTTCCGGAAGCCATTGCCTGCTTCGGGCGCGCCACGCGCCTGGAACCCGACAAGGGCGGTTGGCACAACAACCTCGGGAATGCGTTCCTCGAGGTGTTCCAGTTTCGCGACGCCATTGCGGCCTACGATCGCGCCATCGCGCTCGAGCCCACGCGCGCGGACTATCATGCCAATGCGTCCCTGGCCTGGCGCGGACTGCGTGAGGACGAGCGCGCCATCGCCACGGCCGAAGCGGCACTCGCGCTCGACCCGCAGCATAACGCCGCGCTCAACAACCTCGGCGCCCTCCTGAAGGAGGCACGCCGCTACGACGAGGCCATCGCGACCTTCACCCGCGCCATTGCTCTCTCGCCGGGTGACGCCACGCTCGTCGCAAACCTGGCGTCGGTCTATGAGCGCCGCGGTGATTATCCCACCATGCGCGAGGTGGCGGCACAAGCACGGGATCTCGACCCCGCCAATCCCGAGCCCTGGAACCTGCTCGCCAACGGTGAGCTGGAGGCCGGCCGGTATGCCGAGGCCGAGCGACTGTACGAGCACGTGCGTGCCCTGGACGCGGACAACCGGAACGCCAACTGGAATCTCGCGCTCCTCTGGCTCATGCGCGGGGACTTCGCGCGGGGTTGGCGCCAGTTCGAGTGGCGCAAGAAGCTCACTTCCGTAGTCACCGACCATGGGGACTACGGGCCGCACGAGTGGCAGGGTGAGCCCCTCGCCGGGCGCACCATCCTGCTGCACGCCGAGCAGGGGATGGGTGACGCCATCCAGTTTGTGCGGTACGCGAGCGTGCTGCGGGCGCGTGGGGCAGGGCGCATCATCGTCGAGGTGCCGTGGCCCATGGTGCCGCTCATGCTGTCAGCGACTGGAGTGGACCACGCCATCGCTCGCGGGGAGCCGCTCCCTCCGTTCGACGTCCACGTCTCCCTGATGTCGCTCCCACTCCTGTGTGAGACGACTCTGGAGACCGTGCCAGCCACCGTGCCCTACCTCCGGGTGGAGCCGCGGGCGGTGGCGTCCCTCGTCACGGCCCCTCCGGGAATCCTCAAGGTCGGGATCGTGTGGGCGGGGAACCCGGTCCACGCTCGCGATCACCTCCGGTCGGTGTCGCTCGATGCCATGGTGCGCGCGATCGCGCGATCGGGCGTACAGCTCTTTTCGCTCCAGAAGGGCGAGGAGCCCGAGGCCGCGCTGCGCGAGCGTGCAGACGCGGGCATCATCGACCTTGCCCCACATCTCAAGGACTTCCGGGATACCGCAGCGGTCATTGAGCAACTGGACCTCGTCATCACGGTGGACACGTCCGTGGCCCACCTCGCGGGCGCGTTAGGCGCCCCGACGTGGCTCCTCCTGCCGCATGTCCCGGATTTTCGGTGGATGCTCGACCGTCAGGACTCACCGTGGTACCCGTCGATGCAGCTGTACCGCCAACCGATGCCCGGGAACTGGGGCGACGTCTTTCGCCGCATCACCGCGGATCTCGGCGCCGTTCGCCCGCGGGTCGTCGCGGCCACGGAGGACGTCGTGACGGTGCATGCCGCGACGACCTTCCCTGACGGGCGCTCCCGTTTTGACGTCTGGGTGCCGCTGTCGGCGCTCGCGATGCCGGACCTGTTCGCCGAGTACGAAGCGGAACTTGTGGGGGGAGGCGCGCACTTGGCGCATCGCCTCTTCCTCGCCGAGGTGTTACGACCCGAAGATCACCTGGTCGACACCGCTCCGGGGTTGGGGCTGGTGGTGCTGGACGCCGCAACGCAGGCGGTGCCTCCAGCGACCATCTGGCTCATCGGTGATGCGACCGCTGGCGCCCGCATTCGGAGCATGCTCGCGAATCGGGCGCCTCACGTGCACTGCGAAATGAGGGATCGACCCGCGGAATGCCCTCCGGCCCCTGCGCGCGCCATCCTGCGCGTCGCCGGTCCACACGCCGCCGTTGCGCTCCGTGTCGCCATGGCGGGTGCTACTCCGCCACGCATCGTCTTGTGGGATGAGGAGGGGCACGTCGGCCGCAGCACGCTCGGGCCAGACTGGCACCACTTTGCGCTGTCTGTGGTTGATGGCGAGCTCGTGCTCGATGCCATCGCGGCAACGGACACGGTGCCAAGCGCCGTCTCGCTGATGACAACGGAGCTGGCGGCGTTGCAGCAGCAGCCCACGGCAGCACAACGCGTCATCGGCATCGACTGGGCCCTGCAGGCGGACACCGGCTGGGGAGTGTACGGGACGAACCTGGCCCTTGAGTTGGCCGTGGTCCCCGGGGTGACCCCCGCGGCCCTGGTGTCGGTGCCCCAGGACGTGAACCCGTTGGCCCGCGCGCGCTTTGCCCATCGCTTGCCCTCCGGCGAACCCTCGATCCTCCAGGGGGACGATGCGCGTGCGGCCGTGCGCGACGGGGTCCTGCTGCGCGCGTTAGGCAACGGCCTGCAGGGCGCCGAGGCGAGCCTCACGGCACGGCGACAAGTGGGGGTGATCTTCTTTGAGGATACCGCCTTCGACCACGCGGCGCGGGCGCGCGCCGCCGCATTCGACCTGATCGTGGCCGGGTCAACCTGGAACGCCGACCTGCTCCGCGCGGCGGGGATCGGGCCGGTGACCATGGTCATGCAGGGGATCGATCCCTCGATCTTCCACCCGGCCCCTCGCGCGGGGCTCTTTCCCGGCCGGTTCGTCATCTTCTCAGGCGGCAAGCTGGAGTATCGCAAGGGACAGGACATCGTCGTCGCGGCCTTTCGCGAGTTTGCCCGCCGCCATCGTGATGCTCTGCTCGTTATTGCCTGGCACAACGCATGGCCTGAGCTGCTCTGTGACCTCGACCTCGCCGGTCACGTGCGCGGTCGACCGGAACTCCAGGGCGGTGCGCTGGCCCTGGTTCCCTGGCTCGCGGCCAATGGCGTCGACCCCGCGCAGGTCATCGACCTCGGCCGCCAGCCGAATACCCTCATGGGCCAGCTAGTGCGCGAGGCGGATGTCGCCCTGTTCCCCAACCGCGCCGAAGGGGGCACCAACCTCGTGGCCATGGAATGCATGGCCGCCGGCGTCCCGACCCTCGCCGCGGCCAACACCGGGCAGTTAGACCTCACGCGGAGCGGGGGCTGCGCCCCGCTGACGGACCAACGCGCCGTCCCGACCCCGAGCCGCTACTTCGCCGGTACGGACGGGTGGGGAGAGACCTCGGTCGAGGAGGTGCTCGCCCTCCTGGAAACGGCCTACACCGATAATGCATGGCGGGCCGATCTCGCAGCACGCGGGGCCGCCACCATGCAACAGCATACCTGGCGACACCAGGTCGGGCGGTTGCTCGACGCCCTCGAACCGCTCTGGTAG
- a CDS encoding FkbM family methyltransferase — protein MLAAALVGPTGQVYSFEPDTSNFAHLIEHIDVNGATQVRPLHMAVGAKPAIAEFFVNADNDGGHALWEVGRHPFNERSRQAPTTRKVYVTSLDHLFAHTDLGRLKAIKIDAEGAEFAILVGAKGILARHRIPFIIAEINRFGLEAMGASERLLRGLMSDMGYETWLLQPGQTHATKLSPTDIPDTNAVFNVLFRHLEAPAIAA, from the coding sequence ATGCTCGCCGCGGCCCTCGTCGGTCCGACGGGGCAGGTCTACTCCTTCGAGCCGGACACGAGCAACTTCGCCCACCTCATCGAGCATATCGACGTCAACGGGGCGACGCAGGTGCGTCCGCTGCACATGGCGGTTGGGGCCAAGCCGGCGATCGCCGAGTTCTTTGTCAATGCGGACAACGACGGTGGCCACGCGTTGTGGGAGGTGGGGCGTCATCCCTTCAATGAGAGGTCGCGCCAGGCGCCGACCACGCGCAAGGTGTACGTGACCTCCCTGGACCACCTCTTCGCCCATACCGACCTCGGTCGCCTCAAGGCCATCAAGATCGATGCGGAAGGGGCCGAGTTCGCGATCTTGGTGGGCGCCAAGGGGATTCTCGCCCGGCACCGCATTCCCTTCATTATCGCCGAGATCAACCGCTTTGGCCTGGAGGCGATGGGGGCCAGTGAGCGCCTCCTTCGGGGACTGATGAGTGACATGGGCTACGAAACCTGGCTCCTCCAGCCTGGGCAGACCCACGCCACCAAACTCTCCCCCACGGACATTCCGGACACGAACGCCGTCTTCAACGTGCTGTTCCGCCATCTGGAGGCACCGGCGATCGCGGCGTAG
- a CDS encoding flagellin gives MRINTNVSALRAHGNLTRVNEDVSKSMAKLSSGFRITRAADDAAGLGIANVLRADIRALGQAARNSEQANSVLNIAEGATSTIQKMLERMKELAAQAASDSVDSAGRARITNEYQSLRNEIDRTVATVKFQGNTLLNGAFGATVNSSSTALATTTGVYDIKLTGASVGAFTLSSGSSVVTLTNGSTSQTLGVTAATKQTLNFTSLGLTLETTSAVGAATIAGNITVGGGSGTFLVSSSGQYSGNDAISITGSQLNLTSTSLTIAIDPTTLANAQTALSQIDVAITNANVAIGVIGALQSRIETATENVRTSIQNFSAAESTIRDLDMAAEMTTFSKNQVLQQAGTAMLAQANAAGQSVLTLLRG, from the coding sequence ATGCGTATCAACACCAACGTCAGCGCCCTGCGCGCCCACGGCAACCTCACCCGCGTCAACGAGGATGTCTCGAAGTCGATGGCGAAGTTGTCATCCGGCTTCCGGATCACGCGAGCCGCTGACGACGCCGCCGGACTCGGTATTGCGAACGTCCTGCGCGCGGACATCCGCGCCCTCGGACAGGCGGCACGCAACTCGGAGCAGGCCAACTCGGTGCTCAACATCGCCGAAGGTGCCACGTCCACGATCCAGAAGATGCTCGAGCGCATGAAGGAACTGGCGGCCCAGGCCGCGTCCGACAGCGTCGACTCGGCGGGCCGCGCGCGTATCACCAACGAGTACCAGTCGCTCCGCAACGAAATCGACCGTACGGTCGCGACGGTCAAGTTCCAGGGCAACACGCTGCTCAACGGCGCCTTCGGCGCCACGGTCAACAGCTCTTCGACGGCGCTGGCGACGACCACGGGCGTCTACGACATCAAGCTCACCGGCGCGTCGGTCGGTGCGTTCACGTTGTCGTCCGGCTCGAGCGTGGTCACCCTGACCAACGGCTCCACCTCGCAGACCCTCGGTGTGACCGCAGCGACGAAGCAGACGCTGAACTTCACCTCGCTCGGTCTCACGCTCGAGACCACGTCGGCCGTCGGCGCGGCCACCATCGCGGGCAACATCACCGTCGGCGGCGGCTCGGGCACCTTCCTCGTCTCGTCGTCCGGTCAGTACTCGGGCAACGACGCGATCTCGATCACCGGTTCGCAGCTGAACCTGACGTCGACCTCGCTGACGATTGCGATCGACCCGACCACGCTGGCCAACGCGCAGACTGCGCTGTCCCAGATCGACGTCGCCATCACGAACGCCAACGTGGCGATCGGCGTCATCGGTGCCTTGCAGTCGCGTATCGAGACCGCCACGGAAAACGTCCGCACGAGCATCCAGAACTTCAGTGCGGCGGAAAGCACCATCCGTGACCTCGACATGGCGGCCGAGATGACGACGTTCTCGAAGAACCAGGTACTGCAGCAGGCGGGCACGGCGATGTTGGCGCAGGCCAACGCCGCGGGCCAGAGTGTTCTCACCCTGCTCCGAGGCTAA